Genomic segment of Candoia aspera isolate rCanAsp1 chromosome 2, rCanAsp1.hap2, whole genome shotgun sequence:
gaaagAATGCCTAAGGCGGCAGCagccatggaaggaagatcaagcagaggaagtgccatggcaagacaagaccctgcatgggatgtaccattgacagatactTGAGATAGCTGactttgggaaatcctaccagtagCTGGAATgggttggactaaaagacagcactgaagcACTGagcatagcagcacaagaacaggcaccaaggaccagatccatagaagcagggttCTGCTACACGAGACAGGACCtgaggtacagactgtgcagagaggcctcagagacagtccaacacatagtggcaggatgtaagatgcaggcaggaacagcatatactgaatgGAACAaccagggctaagatcctgtgggacttccagatccagatggacaggcagctaCTGGCccatcaaccagacatcgtggtagtagacagtggtggtgatagatgtagtagtgccaagtgacagcaacatcaggaagaaggagtatgagaagctggagaagtaccagggcctgaaggaggaactaaagaggatatggaaagtaaaagccaaagtggtcccagtggtggcaggATTAGTtgaggctgtgactcctaagctaggagagtggctccaacagaccccaggaacaacaccagaagagtgcagtgctaggaacagctaagatgctgcgcagaaccctcaaactcccaggcctctggtagaggacctgagactgaggaagacacaaaccacccacaggggtgaaaagggattttttaaaatacatattccaatagaagataatatatgtagctcagggttgagctgtggagtccttggtgttttctgagcttggttttttgcTTGTAGATGTTGGTAACTTGGTAATAGCAGCTAGACAGAATAGTGGTTAGAGCACTGCCCTTTGACATGGGAAACCGGGGTTCAAACCTTGGTActtaccttaccagtaggggtccttgggcaaagatcccctaacgcttcacctgcctaccttggatatgagagtgacatgaattaagagagtcatgccagcttggatgttgcctggattaacaaggtccatgccagatgttagaactaccaaagagaaaaccagtcccccaccaacactggcaaggcaagctactgtataagaGAGTGAACCTCACACTCAtcagcactgataatgttacctagtggggtaatgaaatGCAACAATCAAGCTCatagagcatcaaggactccacatatatacattcatacacacacacacatatacattagAAAAAAACACTCTAATTTCAATAGAACTACAGTCTGCTAAAGAGTGCTGGCTGCTGATAGAAAGCATTCAATATTCTCCTTGTCCTTCTTCTGAGTCTTTAAATGAAATACAGAAGATGTTTTCAAATAGAGATCTTTCCTTCTTAAAAGAGGATAGACAACTACCCTTGCATAGATAAATGTTATGAATTATCTAGAGTTTCTTGGGAGCTGGCTGTTGTGGTcctgaattattttaatattgctaCTTCTTTTGGTATTGTAATATTTCTTTGTAATTACCTATGAATTTGAAATCTCAAAGCAACATATAAACCAATCAATATATTTAAAGACCACAAAACAAAGTCTTCTTAGTGGGGCTGAAGCTGAAGTGGCATAGATTTTATTTACAGAACTCTTATGATTATAGCAATGTCACTTTTCATATTTACTCTAAATTGGAATGTCTCTGAAGTTTGTTACTCAGGCCTTCATTCAAGAGATACAAGATTTATTATTGGGAAGGCACAATACTGCCTTATTTAATTTCATGTAGTCAATGGTGTTTTACAGCACTCATTATAAGACCGGAGAATTTGTGTTACCCATTTCTAGAACTGACAGTAACGTTCATTACTGAGATACCATAGGAAGAAAAGCTTACTTTGTTTTATGCTTCTATAGGTTCTGGGATATGTTCCTTTATCCTACAGTGATAAACTGACAGTTATCCTGAATACATTATACTATGAGGATTGGATCATTGTCTAATACATTTGCACTCCTTGCCTTAATTAAGCATtgacacaaagaaagaaaaatctttcaGAATTTGTTCTAGTTTTAAGCaactaaaaattaaacaaaagaacAATGGCATAGAAAagccagaataaaaatacaaattcagCAATCATACGTATAATTCCCTCACTTACTGAGCATTTAACACATATTTCATTTAGAAGTCTATTCATAAAATAGAATAATCAGTAGTCACAATCTCATTATGGACATTGAAATAAGCTGCATCAATAGTTCTGTAAGGTTTTGCAAAGTGTGTGCCTTAGAATGATAGCATTTTAATAATGGAATAAGAATTTATTACTGAATTTAGATTCGCTAAATGTACTGCAGGCTTAAATGGATTCTTAATTCCTATTAAAGTGAAACACTGAGCTCTCTGAATTGCAAACTTTGGATATTTCTGGAGGGGTTTGGAATAAGGAAATATGGAAATGAAACAACAGaatatatatgttgtttattcaAGACACAGCTCCATATTTCCACATCATGAAATTATTGTAATAAAAAAACCCTCCAACAGGATTGTCACATAACTGATCTATTCATTTTATTCTCTTTCCTAACAGTAACTAGCCAGGTGTAGTAACTAAGGCATATTCACCACCAGGGCATAATATGCCACCTATACTCTACGGTTAATGATGGGTTCTTGGAATTGGTTTTGAAGGGTACTTGGATTCCTCCATATTTCAATCTGCTTATTGGCTGGTGCCTTCTCAGAACTTGCCTGTACTCCAGACTAGAGGTAATAACTCTAAATTTTACTCAAGTGAATCAATAGAGCACTCTCTAGGCTCACTGCAACTTTTAATCATATTTGAAATAGGTAATTAAGTATTGGATTGTGTGTTTTGGAACATGCACTGTTCTAGCACATCAATATGACAGCTGAATCTCCTTCTGCCTTCACTAAACTATAACATGGATAAGAGAGTTACAGAATCTTGGCAGGTCATGAGTCATGGCTTCAATTGTAGCAACTACCCTGGATTTGTCATTTAAATTCTGTACTGACATAATGAACCAGGCTATCCTTGAAGAAGAGTTACTCTGTTAGATTAGGAGAAGCAAAAACTTGATCGTATGCTACACAATTCCCTCAAAATCCTTGCCAGCTGTCAGGCTCAACAAGCTTCTGCACATAATAACTCCTTCTGATCTATGATTAGATCAGAATATTCTGAATTATTAACAATTAAGAACCAGCAGATCTTTCAGATCTGTATTTTACTTCTGTTAAAGCTGAACCTGAAAATGTCTTATTGATTATAACATTCATGAGCAATACTTGTTGAACTAGGGCATAAAGAGGAGTAGTGTTGGTGACGATAGCATTTTCTCTCCCAGCAAGGCTGACTCATTTTGAATGGTTCAAGATTAAGTACCATAGCACATGTTCTGTTCTTAGCATTCCCACATATTAATCATCTAAATTTTATGGGATGAATGGAGAACCCGTGGCTTTCTATAAGTTGTTCCATCTCCGTTCCCATCAGCAGGACGTGGTTAGTAAGAATTATTGTTTGCTAACATAGGGAGGTCCATAGGTTCTTGCATTGGAACAATGAGGGAAATTACTCATTACATGGACAGCCAGCTCAATGCAAGTCTCATCTACTGGAAATGTGGAACAGACTGCAAGATTTagaatgtttttaattaaaaaaacccaggaaatataaatttaaatcctTGCTATCATATTTCTCTGAGAGGTGTGGACTTCCCTTCATTGAATGTGCTCAACCAGCAACCTGACAGCTgtttgtcagggatgctttaatttggatttctgcactgaaagaTGGATTGGACATGATGGTCTAAGTGGCTGCTTGCAACTGTATGATTCCAACTGGATAGAGATATTCTTTCAGAGTTATTGCACCTTTTCCATCtccatttttcttattatttggtGAAATACTTGGAACATTTAGGTCTATATTTAAAGGAACAACAAttgcagagaaataaaaagaaaaatctcataCTTACAGAAATATCATCACTAAAATCTATTTCATCCAAATCTAGGTACTCAGGAGCTTCCATTATTCTGCTATGCACATTTTCACTGGATTAGCTGAATACGGAAGTTCTgtttcaaaagagaaaaagaaaagacaaaattaaAGCAATGTACTTAAAAGTAGAAATGTTGGCTGAATTCTTCTCTGCTCAGTTTGCAAGAAGCTGAACACTGATCATGATTCTTGGTAAGTATTCTTAATAAATTTTCAATAGAGGTTTATCCGTATTTTGAAAATTCTGCTAGGCTCATAAAGATGGCCTATATGCATGATTATCCCTGGGAAGTGTAGTTACCAGCACCAGCTGTAGAAGAGCTGCTCAGCCATCTCCCTTTTCATAGGTAAACACATCTCAGACAGATTGAGGTTTGGGATAGGaacttaattatatttattaattgtcAGAGAATTGAAACTAATCTCAAAACTGAGTTGAAATAGTGGTTTTAGTTTTGtcgttttaaaaatgaaaatattttctgtttaattaaattttattattgaTATTAATCACAGATCTGAAACAGCTGAGTTTTAGTATAGATTTAGGAAGCTCCTTTCAAATTTTGGGGACAGGAGTGTTGAGCAATCTAGGGAAGCTCAAAGTAATGGATAAGCTAAAGTTTAAGCAGATTATGCTATGTATTTTATATAAGCTTTACTCCCAGCACAAACACTATACTGGGTGGGAGTCATGGATGCGGAAGGACTTTTACTAGCCACATGGGGTGCTAAGATTTATAAACACAACCACCaagaatgtgtatgtgtgtatgtattcatttgttcattcaggtAATGGAATTATCTGAAAGTTGCTCAGTGTTAAATGCAGGAAACGTTCAGAAATTTTATTCTCAAGTCCCAGAAGTATTCTGAACTGCCACTTGCTGACTAGCTTGCAGACCATGAATTATTCTTGATGGCTTTTATAGTTCTTTCTCAGCTGTGATTTCTTCCCaggatttaaggaaaaaaaatagataaaatagacTGCTAGGCTAGTAGTCTTTGCAAGCCATGTTGTTTATTATCAGTTGTAAGGAATTAATGTTAAAGTAACTCATATGCTATGACAACAAATTAATCTGGCTATTCAGAATGCACAATATCATTTTATATTCCAACCCAGTGAAAAATGTCTGGGGAAAATGATACTTGATTTATAATACCGAAGAGCCTTACAAACCAAACAAATGTGCAGTCTAATGTAAACCAAGTAACACAAAGAATATAATCAGATCCCAGAGagcaaatatatattaatttcaaaGGGGAAATGCAGCCAGTGCAGAACCTGATGTCATTTTTCTATATTAACGATAGATTGAAAGATCAGTATTCGCATACCAAGAAGAATATAATGTGGATGTTCTACAAGCTTAAACTCTTAAATAATAGCTTGTAATCGGTTCTAACATGCTTTTCTTGATTACAATGGCCACAATTCAACAAAAGTTAAGCACTTTtaattcctatttattttaatttccattaaGCACATAGATCTTTTCTGATGAAATTAGTGGGGTTGAAAAATGGTTAATTTTGGCTGGATAGGTCATGCcctgagtatttttattttaatccccATGGCTCCATGTATCCATAATAATTCTACTTAAAATGTAGAATGCAAgattctcattttatttatttatcaaacttctaTCACAGCAGAACCATAGGACTCCTGGTAGCTCacaaaataaaactatacaataaaattgaaTACATAAACATGAAACATGCAAACCCCCTCATGTATTCTTCTATGTAATTGCTGCttagttggaaagaattctgAGGTTAAGGCTGCTAATCAATATTATGTGGCTAATGAGGACATAAAAACATGAATAGGGAAGAAGCTGGAAACCTTATCATCTAAAATACCAAGAGGTCCACTCTGAGCTTCAGAGAAATAATTCCGTCACCTTGAAAACGTTTTCTTAATAATTCCCTGGTAAGCACCTTAGGCCTCTCCATAGGCACAAAACATCTTAACTTTACATATTTAGTAATGGAATCTCAAATGGCAGTAACTGATCAGGAAAGAAAAGATACTGGAAACATGGCAGAGAGCTCAATAAAAATGTGTGGCTGCTAGGTCAATGgtagataaatattttatttttttataatttaattttatttctattttctacccatgttaatgtatttattttatattaacaaAACGTTGTTGTAGTTAAAAAATGAATTGTAAaccaattcaaaatattttaagggaaaatatgtaaacattttttgagccttgtgtggcacagagtgataGGTGGAAGTATTGCAATCAAAAACCCTCCCCATgactgagtttgatcccagtggaagctggattctcgagtggccagctcaggtcgactcagcctcccatccttctgaggttggtaaaatgactacccagctttctggggaaggtgacgactggggaaggcaatgacaaaccacctgacagagtctgccaagaaaatgtcgcgaaagcagcgttccccccaaaggatcagacatcatgactcagtgcttgcacaggggacctttcacctttcatataaacattttaaattaaatattattaaataaagcaaattctgtatttagaaataaaacagCCAAGATAGCAATCCCCTAAAGTTATGGCAAGACTGCCCTTGGAGTACTGTGTAGTGTTCTGATCATCACATctagaaaaggaaatggaagagttGAAAAATTTGCAGAACAGGGCAAGGAAAATGATTCAGAGGCTAAAGCAATTCCCCAGTGAAAAAATACTGAGTATTTTGGGCTTAGCCTGCAACCAAGGCAGATAGATAGGGACAGGATAGAGATATGTAAAATCATGTAAGCATGGAAAGTGTGGACAGGTATGTGTTTGTCTCTTGCCATGTGAGAACTTGGGTTCATTTATTCAATTATATGTAGGGAGATTCAGGACTCATACAAAGAAATACTTCTTTATGCAATACACATTTACGCTGCGTAATTGTGATGATGACTCCtaatttagaatttagaattaGCCAAATTCATGGAAGACTGGGCTATCAGTTGCAAGTGGTCTCAATGGCTGTTTGCTAACTTTGAATGCCACTTCTTGGGGAGCAGTATTGGAGGGGGGCTACCCTCCTATCCATGTTTGTGAGCTTCCTGGATGCTTCTGTATGGCTTCCGTATGACAAAGAAGCTGAATTGGAAGGGTCTTTGGCCTGATACAGCATGGCTTTTCTTATGTTCTAAGTGAAGATTTATCACATCTCTTCTGATGTTTAATAACGTGCAAAGAAAAAGGAGTAAAGTGAAGCTGTAGTGCTAAAGAGAGAGTCAAAGAATGGTTCCTACTGGAAgaaccagactgaagaagctgcttggacaagcagcgaaacatttcaaccaaaagaaagaaatccagttgccatgactcaacctacaggcaattccacctggatgactgagaatcttcatcgacataggCTTCCTACTGAAGATGCTGAATGATATATTCCCATCCAACTGTACATATACAACCTGCACTGTGTTGTTTTAAAGAATATCCCTTGACTTACATGGTATGTGCAAAAGCCTGGCATGTGACTTGGTGAATATTTAGTTTGAAcagtcttccatttttaaaaaagacacaggACAGACAACCTTCTTTAGAATTGTTCTGTCTAATCTTGTTTTGTCTAATCTTAAAACTCCTATTGTGCCAGCATGATGGTGTTTTTGTCCTTACCAACCTTAGAAAGAGACATTTTGCTCTTAATATGCACATTGTTAGCACATTTTGCTCTAAGCTCCTTTCCAGcctggaaaaggaaagaacagaaacCATGGCTATTATACAGTCTTCCCAGATGCTGTTTCATTTCTCTGGTTTTAAATCAAGTGAGTGAAAATAGAATTTCAACATTTGCAGCTTTTCAGTGTTGGCAAGTCTGCTTAGACTCTATAGGCTTGAACTCAATTTCGTGGTAAGCCCTTTGTTTCAGGCTGTACAATTAAGATTTAATTGGATCAGTTAAGCTAGCTATAAAACTAACTTTTCTGAGCCTGTAAAGGCAGAAGTACATTGACACAAAAGTCTGATATAGACATATGAATGCAACCCAGATGACTGAATGCAGACATAACACTAAAGCATCATTAAGCTTCTAATCTTTTCCTTGTGGGCTTGCCGGAAAGGGAAGGGTGAATACATAAGCCTGAGGATGGTATATTTGACATTAAACCTTAGTTGAGCATTGCAGATTAATTGAATCAAGATAAAGAATGTGTGTATTATCCCCataatttttatccttttttcaaaAGGAGAAACAATTGCAGGGTCCAGGCAAATGGGCATACTCTTCACATCAGATGTTACAGCTTTGCTGTTAAATGTATCATATTCACAAGGTTTCCATCCAGAGACTATGGGAATCAGCTCCACAAATGATTTTTCAACAGCTTAAATTCCCATAAAGAAATTTGGGGGAGTATACTATTAATTAAAAATCATTGTAATGTAGAAAGTTTTTTGGGACACCCACAATCAAAGTTGATGCTGTTTTTGTCCTGGATTTATATATCATGTACCAGCTACTAGGCAAGAGGCAGTATGTTCAAGGAGTTAAACAATCATGGATATCTATGGAGAAGAATCAATATAAATCTCAATCATGTTTTTAACTTCCATTTATTTTTGCTCAATTACAGTGCAAGGAAAATAAGTGCAGATTTAGGCAATTTTAATCTCTTAACATTAATAGCATAAACCACATCAGATGGAGATATGGAAGATGAATCAGCTGAATAAACAAAGCTGTATTTTGGTAATAACAGTACATGTTTTGTGCTCAGAAGCCCAAGCCCAATTCAAAACACCTTCAAGTAAGACTGAGAAGGACTTGCACCTGAATCGTCAGACCCCGTCTACCAGCCAAACTGATATAGTGAGTAAaaggagcattttttaaaacttctatttCTTATCTACATATTTATGCGTTTATATTTATAGGACACCCATAAAACAACTTTTCAAGTTATTTGTATGAAAAGTTATAGTATGAAACTCTTAAAAAATTACAGTAAAGAAAACTTTACTTAGTCTCAAATATCTATGCCAAAATGTCACCAAAATTAGAAAGGTAAGATATTTCTATAATGTATGACTTAGTGCAAATTTATTTGAAAAGCAAACTGCAgtcctttataatttttaattattttttactttttatttacatTCGTAgtttaaaaatgtactttgagtttagaaagaaaaaaatgcaatattaaatattgtattgttttataggGACAACACTGTTGTCTACAATATTTAACTCTGCACATTCTTTTGTGGCTTTCTGATTGATCCTAAAACACTTTATAACATTAAAGCACTGCTAAGGTAGTCTATTTTCTCCTACCCCTACCCCATAAAGCAAGCCTAGAAGAAATTTGTACCAGCccataacaaataaacaaatagataaataacctTGTTATATTATGAAAGTTATGAGAATTAGTCAAAATACTATTAAGGGTTTACAAATGTTTGAGAACTGAAAACCTTATATACTTTTTGTGACATTTTGTTCGTCCAATGGTAGGGAATAtgaatatatctatctatctatctatctatctatctatctatctatctatctatctatctatctatctatctggattCATTTAAGACTTCAGAAAAGGTCATATTACTTAGATTTTAAAGCAGAATGAAACCAAGCACTTTAGTCAGAAGTTATGATTTTATACAAGATGTGTGCCTTGTTTGTTTACTTGCTTGCTTTTAAATAATGGACATGATCCTGCTTATTTCTGGAACAAAGTGCAGCTATTCAGTAGCATCAAGCTGTCTGCCAAATGTAAATACCATGGAGAGCAAGTAAGTTCATCTCTAAGACTGTGGGACTGGAATAAAGAGAAGAATGCCAGATAGCAGGTGATAATTTAGTCTGCAAAAATGTTACACAATGGTATTTGTAACTTCCATCAATGAAGCACATGCCCAAAGCTATGCTAATTACTAGCAGCCACTGAGCAGCCAGTATCTGTTTTACACTTCTTTAATTAACCCCCCTTCCCCATTTAGCCATTGGGTTGTAAGTAGTCCACatatattttcttcattcttttcctGTTAGGAGCCCTGTGAGTTGCTGTATAAAAAGTGGTACCTGTACAGAATGAGAGGGCCAAGGATTAGCCAAGTATTCTTTTCTCCTGGGGCTCTACGGCTGAACTGTTCCTGACATAGCAATAGTTTTTCTAGTGAGTCTGGACCTACATCTAGCCATTTCCTCCTTGGTAACTTAACACTACTGTGGTTCAATGTTTTGAAGGACTGCCTGAAAATCATTCAAAAACAATCGCTTACTCAAAATGCAATGGTTGGTTAATTGGGGCTGCCATCCAAATGCCATAAATCAGATCCATCTCCCAGTCTGTTTCTGGgctcagttcaaagtgctggtattaACTAGAACAGTTTCAAAAGACGGAGCTCTGATTCTGGAAAGCCATCCAGTCTCTTCCCTCACTTTCAACCTTCTGAAATGTCAAGATGCTTATATTCTTGATAGCTTTTAGAGCAGACgggttatgggtttttttttccttttactctcctccactgtttttttttttaatataattactgCTTTGTAATAAATATTGTGAGCagtgttgtatttttttaaagagaacaattatgaaatattttaaacacataaaaataaacatagctGCTAGAGCCAAAAACTTGCCCATAGAAAGATTCTTCTCACTGTAGTCTTCAGAAGCCATGGGAAAACAGGGGAAGATGACAAGCAGTACATACAAACACCTCCTTGTTCCCCTTCTCACATAATCTTTTCTGTACACtcaaatacactttttaaaaaccaaattgtGGTGCTAGGCATATGGAGAAATGCCTACAGAAGAAGATACAGTTGATAAAGAACCTGTTTTCCTCTCAGCCTTATAACAGAAACACTTCACCTTCACTATTACTTTGTAGTAAATCAACATAAGGAGAAAAGGACTGACAGCTGAATATCCTGAAGACAGAACTGTCAGGACAGGTGGCACaaagtaattaaatttaaaattcttcagGCAGTAAATTAGGATAAAATTAGAAATCCAAAGTGAAGTAATAACCAATATTAATAACAGAACAAGTTTACATGCTCTAAGAACCTCAGTTTCACTAGCATCACGCCCAATCCATATGCCACCATATGTTGCCTTCTTATATTCCCAAAGAAGGTGTGTTATTCGGAATCCAGCAAGGAGCATAattagaagaggaagaagatcaATAGCCACTCGAAATAATTTTCCATAGAAAAACTCCACATGATACGTTTTATATTCTGTCTTACATTCATCATAGATGAAACTGCTGGGTTGCTGGTAAGTTTCATTTCCCATATACACTTTGCCAGCTTTTCCTGTGTAAAATGAAAATGGGCAGCAAACTGCAAAACCAGCAACCCAAAGAATACCAACTAGGACCAAGTGACACTTCCAACGCTCTGTAGTTATAGCTTCAGATGGAGGATGCACCACTTGACACAATTTAAAACAGTAGAACAGGACAATGTATAATGTGGACCATATGGCAAGACAAGTAGTAAAGGTTGATGAGAACACAAGAACTTTGCACCTATCTGAATCCAGCCCAACACCAGATGCATAAGCAATCTTAAAGACATTCACCACCAAGTTATGCAGAAGATGGACAAGCGCAAGGTTGACTATAAGTATGAATGAGGTTCGTGAATTCTCACTGATGCATCTCCTTGTGCAGTAAATCAGCAATGGATTTCCAATCACGCTGCATGAGATTAAAATGGCACAGACCACAATGTCCAGTGTGCTAATGCTGGAGCCCATGTTCTCCATTCAGTAGGTTTGTCCAGATTTTTTCTGATCTTTACAGTTTTTGAGCTTTAAAAAGCCTGGTAAAATTTCTTACCAAATGCATTTTTTCCTCTGGTGAATTTTCAGCATGCGTACGGTGCCAAGGAACTTCACATATAATAGTCAGTCTCTtcacagaatgcaaaaatgaaaaacaaaaccaagccaATGTTGTTTAAGTGAATGTACTTAAGTGACCTTTCATCATCATCACATGTGGTGCTATCATTATGTACCCTCACGAGGGTTTCCTTTAATGAAAGGTTACAGGAATATAGAAACTTGGAAGCCTGCTTGTCTAAAAATACTTCAGCCACACAAGTCTTCACTGAATAACACCCCTATATctgagaagaagaaaggaagaaagtaaacagaaagGCTGGGGCTAAGGGAACAGAAAAGGATGTGGTTTGTTGGCTGCCCAGAATATTAAACAGTAGTTCTCTATTCCACATTTTCTTACAGGTCCCGCTTGTAGTGATAAAATATGAAGGTCTGAGACTGCCAGACCTCTACTACTAAAAGATGTACAGGCTAGAGAGCTAGGCAGCAGAAgtaatatttattcttttcccaCTTAGATTTCCTCAGTGAGTTTTTCTCTTTTACAGGGCTGATTCACATTTCATTGCAGGTTTGTCTATATTGCTCTAAAGTAGGGATAGGCATAATATAGATCAAGGGATCTTGATTGGGGTCCACAGAACCTTGGGGATGTATGGATAGGTTTCAGGACTCTGAACTTAAATAGGAAAAAACATTACAACTCTATTTTCACTAACCTCTAACTCaaatttaggggttttttttcattcagtAATGTAGGCTACAAAATAATTTATGGCCTCTAGACTCCAAAAATGTTTGCTAAGTTCAGTAAATCTcactatctaaaattattataccccTAAAAACTGTGTTTCCTTGTTATTGACTTAATGGATTACTAAAGCAGcacacaagagccagtttggtgtagtgcttaaggcatcagatgagaaacccggagactgtgagctctaggccctccttgggcacgaagccagctgggtgaccttgggccagtcactttctctc
This window contains:
- the LOC134490215 gene encoding uncharacterized protein LOC134490215 codes for the protein MGSSISTLDIVVCAILISCSVIGNPLLIYCTRRCISENSRTSFILIVNLALVHLLHNLVVNVFKIAYASGVGLDSDRCKVLVFSSTFTTCLAIWSTLYIVLFYCFKLCQVVHPPSEAITTERWKCHLVLVGILWVAGFAVCCPFSFYTGKAGKVYMGNETYQQPSSFIYDECKTEYKTYHVEFFYGKLFRVAIDLLPLLIMLLAGFRITHLLWEYKKATYGGIWIGRDASETEVLRACKLVLLLILVITSLWISNFILIYCLKNFKFNYFVPPVLTVLSSGYSAVSPFLLMLIYYKVIVKVKCFCYKAERKTGSLSTVSSSVGISPYA